In Methanobrevibacter sp., the genomic stretch GTTCTATTGAAATCTGTTGAATTAGATGATGATGGTGAAGATTTCCATTTTGAACTAAAGGAGTTTAGTGCAGAAGATGAAATCATTGCAATTGCACCCAGATGTGTAAGATGTAATACTTGTGTTGGTGAATGCCCTGTTAATGCAATCGAACCAGCTAATATTTTCAGAATAGCTAAAATAACGGATAAATGTGTCAAATGCGAGGTATGCCTTCAGACATGTCCAGTATCTGCAATTAAATTAATCAATAATTCAATTGTTCATGATAATGATAATGAAGATGATGTAATCGAATACAAATTATCTAATGTCAGCACCCATCATCGGGTGGTGCGCATGAATAATATTTCAGTTGATTATTCAGTTGATAACAATTGGGCTGATTGCGCAAAATTATGTCCGACTAACGCATTTACTTTGGAGTTTAAGGAATTTTTCGAAAGTAAGGATATTGATTGCGGCATTGATTTAATTGAAGATGAATTGTATCCTCATATTAATGAAAAAATGTGCATTGGATGCGGGGCTTGTGTTGAAATTTCCCTCAATGACTTTGCAGTAGAATTGGATCGTTATATCGGACCGATTA encodes the following:
- a CDS encoding 4Fe-4S binding protein, with translation MNVSFIKQMKDLEREVLLKSVELDDDGEDFHFELKEFSAEDEIIAIAPRCVRCNTCVGECPVNAIEPANIFRIAKITDKCVKCEVCLQTCPVSAIKLINNSIVHDNDNEDDVIEYKLSNVSTHHRVVRMNNISVDYSVDNNWADCAKLCPTNAFTLEFKEFFESKDIDCGIDLIEDELYPHINEKMCIGCGACVEISLNDFAVELDRYIGPIIHSRFIEVNHDLCVNCFLCEENCPTGAIELVDGEVVLDDDKCIRCIECTNHCPVMALRRVVIE